From one Salinibacterium hongtaonis genomic stretch:
- the mutM gene encoding bifunctional DNA-formamidopyrimidine glycosylase/DNA-(apurinic or apyrimidinic site) lyase, translated as MPELPEVEVVRAGLAPAVTGAVIEGVEVFDERSLRRHDGPSEDFVQRLTGRTLVAASRRGKFLWLPLSDDGGNLPDEALVVHLGMSGQVLLRDRDAHDRLTRIRLDISHPVHGALRLNFVDQRIFGSMAISPLAPTVDAPRERVPVQVAHIARDPLDPLFDDRVFLKRLAIRRTGVKRALLDQSLISGIGNIYADEALWASRIHYDQPTDRLSRAKATLLLAEVRVVLAKALLEGGTSFDTQYLNVNGESGYFAHSLKAYGQQGKACPRCSRLIVREQFMNRGSHFCPFCQRVR; from the coding sequence GTGCCTGAGCTGCCCGAAGTCGAGGTCGTTCGCGCTGGGCTTGCCCCCGCAGTGACCGGTGCCGTCATTGAGGGCGTTGAGGTGTTCGACGAACGTTCTCTTCGCCGCCATGACGGGCCGTCAGAGGACTTCGTGCAGCGACTCACCGGCCGCACGCTAGTTGCGGCCAGCCGACGAGGCAAGTTCCTGTGGCTTCCGCTGTCGGATGATGGCGGGAACCTGCCCGACGAGGCACTCGTGGTTCATCTGGGCATGAGCGGCCAGGTGCTGCTGCGCGACCGTGATGCGCACGACCGCCTCACCCGCATCCGGCTCGACATCTCGCACCCGGTGCACGGCGCGCTGCGGCTGAACTTTGTCGACCAGCGCATCTTCGGTTCGATGGCGATCAGCCCGCTCGCGCCAACTGTGGACGCCCCTCGTGAGCGAGTGCCCGTACAGGTCGCGCACATCGCTCGGGATCCGCTCGACCCACTCTTTGACGACCGTGTCTTTCTCAAGCGCCTCGCCATTCGACGCACGGGCGTCAAACGTGCGCTCCTTGACCAATCGCTCATCAGCGGCATCGGCAACATTTATGCCGATGAGGCCCTCTGGGCATCCCGAATCCACTACGACCAGCCCACCGACCGACTGAGCCGGGCTAAAGCGACCCTTCTGCTCGCGGAGGTTCGCGTCGTGCTTGCCAAAGCGCTGCTCGAGGGTGGAACGAGCTTCGACACCCAGTACCTGAACGTGAATGGCGAGTCAGGGTACTTCGCCCACTCGCTCAAAGCCTACGGGCAGCAGGGCAAGGCGTGCCCGCGCTGCAGTCGCCTGATCGTGCGCGAGCAGTTCATGAACCGCGGCTCGCACTTCTGCCCGTTCTGTCAACGGGTGCGCTGA
- the rnc gene encoding ribonuclease III, with protein MSGEKATGFKEPADLALRLSVDVDLDLLELALTHRSYAYEHGGGAHNERLEFLGDSILGQAVTVKLFLDNPDLDEGDLAKRRASLVSSVALAEIARAIGLGDYIRLGRGEELTGGRDKSSILADTVEAVIGATYLSAGADAATALVLRLVEPLMADSARFGAAMDPKTSLQELAARLNRGIPTYAITDSGPDHSKRFHATVMIDGEAAATGVGSSKKQAEMAAALEAWSQLQAKA; from the coding sequence GTGAGCGGTGAGAAGGCGACCGGCTTTAAGGAGCCGGCCGACCTCGCTCTGCGGTTGTCGGTTGACGTCGATCTCGATCTTCTCGAGCTCGCGCTAACTCACCGCTCCTACGCGTACGAGCACGGCGGGGGCGCTCATAACGAGCGTCTCGAGTTCCTGGGGGATTCAATCCTCGGGCAGGCCGTCACCGTCAAGCTGTTCCTCGACAATCCCGACCTCGACGAAGGTGACCTCGCCAAACGGCGGGCAAGTCTCGTGAGTAGTGTCGCGCTTGCCGAGATCGCTCGTGCGATCGGGCTCGGTGACTACATCAGACTCGGTCGGGGCGAGGAACTCACGGGCGGTCGAGACAAGTCATCGATCCTCGCTGACACCGTCGAGGCCGTCATTGGCGCGACCTATTTGAGTGCAGGGGCCGACGCGGCAACTGCGCTTGTGCTGCGTCTTGTCGAGCCGCTCATGGCAGACTCCGCGCGCTTCGGCGCCGCCATGGACCCTAAGACGAGTCTTCAGGAGTTGGCCGCACGCCTCAACCGCGGCATTCCGACCTATGCGATCACCGATAGTGGTCCCGATCACTCCAAGCGGTTTCACGCGACGGTGATGATTGATGGCGAGGCCGCAGCAACCGGCGTCGGCAGCAGCAAGAAGCAGGCAGAAATGGCAGCCGCCCTCGAGGCTTGGAGCCAGCTGCAGGCCAAGGCCTGA
- the rpmF gene encoding 50S ribosomal protein L32: MAVPKRKMSRASTRARRAQWKATPPTLVKTIEGGKVVYSLPHRAKVVEDSAGTPLYMEYKGRKVADV, translated from the coding sequence ATGGCAGTACCCAAGCGGAAGATGTCCCGTGCGAGCACCCGCGCCCGTCGCGCTCAGTGGAAGGCAACCCCTCCCACGCTCGTCAAGACCATCGAGGGCGGCAAGGTTGTTTACAGCCTCCCGCACCGCGCCAAGGTTGTTGAAGACTCCGCTGGCACCCCCCTGTACATGGAGTACAAGGGCCGCAAGGTAGCCGACGTTTAA